In Heyndrickxia vini, the sequence GCAAGGTAGTATGTTAAAAGAAGTGGGGAAAAGAGCTAGGATAGACATAGAGAATTTACTAGGTTCGAAAGTGTATTTAGAACTTTGGGTGAAGGTCCAAAAAGATTGGAGAAATAAAATTACACAACTTCGTGATTTTGGCTTTAGAGAAGATGAATATTAAGTTTTTTGTTCATGAAAGATGATTATGCATCCTTTTTGATTAGCAATATTTACGTCACATGTTCCAAGAAGTCCTGGTAAAGCTATTTATTAAAGGCTTTACAAAATTATTTCATGATTTTTTTCAACATGAAAGGCGGGAATAATTATTATGATTGAATTTACCTGGAAAGTCTTTGCGGAAACTGGAAGTATTGATACGTATTTGCTATTTAAAGAGTTAGAAAAAGATCGTCAAGATGAGCCGTTAAAAACAGATCATGAATTTTCTGAATTGGATTTTCCCATTTCATAAACTTGGTTTGTTTTCACCCAAAGTATTTAGTGCTTTGGAAGGATGGAAATCATGCTGCAAAAATGTGAAGGCATTGTCATTAGGTCAACAGATTATGGTGAAACAAATAAAATAGTAACATTATATACACGTGAATTTGGGAAAATAGGAGTTATAGCAAGGGGGGCGAAAAAACCTAATAGTCGCCTCTCCGCTGTTTCTCAAATTTTTACATACGGTTATTTTTTAATTCAGACTAGTACTGGATTAGGTGTGATGCAACAGGGAGAAATGATCTCATCGATGCGCTCAATTCGTGAAGACATTTTTAGAACTGGTTATGCAGCATATATTGTTGATCTCTTAGATAAAGGTGCAGACGATAAAAATCCCAATCCCTTTCTTTTCGAGCTTTTACTGCAAACATTAAATTATATTAACGAAGATTATGATAACGAAATCATAACTAATATTTTTGAAATGAAGATGTTAAATGTTTTAGGTTTATATCCAGTAATGGATCAATGTACAATTTGCGGTAATCAAGATGGAAGATTTGCTTTTTCGATTCGGGAGAATGGACTTATTTGTCATCGCTGCTTTGCACGAGATCCTTATCGTATTACAATTTCCCAAAGTGCACTCAAATTGTTACGACTATTTTATTATTTTGATTTATCACGACTTGGACAAATTTCGGTAAAGGAAGAAACGAAAAAAGAATTACGCACAATTATTTCAATGTATTATGATGAATATTCAGGTTTACACTTGAAATCCAAAAAGTTTTTAGAGCAAATTGATAAATTTAAAGACATGTTTTGATAATCAAACTCTCGCTTAAACACAGTGTCGAGGGTTTTCTTTTTGGAATTTTAGCAAAAATCTTTTCAATATGTCTAAATAGTATATAATAATTAAAGTATAAGTATAACTCTTTAACGATTTTTATATGTTAGGTGGTGTAGAAAATAGAACTAAATAAAAGGCAGGAGACAATATTACAAATTGTTAAAGATAACGGTCCTATAACCGGCGAACATATTGCTGAGAAGTTAAATTTAACGAGAGCAACTCTAAGGCCGGATTTAGCGATCTTAACGATGGCAGGATATTTGGATGCAAGACCTAGAGTTGGTTATTTCTATACAGGAAAATCAAGTGCACAACTACTAACGGAAAATTTAAAGAAAATCATTGTGAAAGACTATCAGTCTATGCCGGTTGTTGTGAACGAAAATATTTCGGTTTATGATGCAATCGTTACGGTTTTTTTGGAAGACGTTGGTACACTATTTGTCGTTGATGAAAAGCTTTTATTAGTCGGAGTTCTTTCTCGAAAAGATTTGTTGCGGGCAAGTATCGGTAAACAAGAACTCTCTTCTTTACCAGTGAATATTATAATGACAAGAATGCCGAATATTACAATGTGCAAAAAAGATGATTTATTAATCGATGTTGCAAAAAAATTAATTGAAAAGCAAATCGATTCTATTCCAGTTGTAAAGGAAACGACCACTAATGGTTACGAGGTAATTGGCAGAATAACAAAAACAAATATAACAAAAGCATTTGTAGCACTTGCAGATGAAGATTTATAGTAAAGGATGGTGATCTTTAAATGACAAGACCAATTATATATGTAGTTTCTGATTCAGTCGGTGAAACAGCTGAATTAGTTACAAAGGCCGCCATTAGTCAATTTAATGGGAAAGATGCAGAAATTAAACGTTTTCCATATGTAGAGGATTACCAGCATATTGATGAGGTGGTTTCGTTAGCTAAGCTAAATCATGGAGTAATTATCCATACTTTAGTTAAGCCGCAAATGAGAGCATATCTAAAAAAACAAGCTATCGGTCAAAAAGTAAATGAAGTGGATATTATTGGTCCGTTAATGGATAAATTCCAAGAATTATATCATAAAGAACCGTTGTGTGAACCTGGATTAGTTAGAAAATTGGACGATGATTATTTTAAAAAGGTTGAAGCGATTGAATTTGCTGTAAAATATGATGATGGTAGAGATCCGAGAGGAATACTCCGTGCAGATATCGTTTTGGTAGGTGTTTCGAGAACATCTAAAACCCCATTATCGCAATATCTCGCACATAAACGCTTTAAAGTGGCTAATGTTCCGCTTGTTCCTGAAGTCGATCCGCCTGAAGAGCTTTTTCAAGTATCTCCTGAAAAATGCTTCGGGCTCAAAATTAGCCCGGAGAAACTTAATTTTATTCGAAAAGAACGACTTTTAGCTCTTGGTTTAAATGATGAGGCAAGTTATGCAAATATAAACCGGATTAAAACTGAAATAGATTATTTTGATTCAATTGTTTCTAAAATGGGCTGCAAAGTAATTGATGTAACGAATAAAGCGGTTGAAGAAACAGCAAATATTATTATAAATATGAAGCGGCTATAGAATTAGGAGGATGTCTTTAGAGTATTTCAATATGCTTTTGGACATCCTCGTAATTTTATAGCCGTCCAAAACAGAAGCTTTTAATACATCGACTAATAAAATAAAAGATATAAGTAAAAATATATGGTCAAGAAAGAGAAAATATACTATAATAAAAAATTGTGATAAAAATGTATTTAAAATAGGTTTAGAGTCATGAATAAAGGAATAAACTAACTATTGGGATATGTCAAGTTTCTAAGCCTAGAAAAATTCGACAAAAGTAAAAAAATACAATCAGAGTTTGGAAAAGAAAGAAGGATTCTGTGGAGTGATGTAGAATAGTTACTAATACAGAAAGAAATGGAACAACTATTTTTGTTGATGCGGATGCGTGTCCTGTAAAACAAGAAATCATATCTGCCGCAATGAAATATAGCTTGCCCTATATATTTATCGCTTCTTATGCGCATAAATCAAGTAAACATGATGAACGATGGATTTATGTAGATCCGGATAAAGAATCTGCAGATCTTTTTATAATGAATCATGTTCAAAAAAATGACATAGTTGTCACACAGGATATCGGGTTAGCAAGTCTCGTACTTCCTAAGCATGTATTCGCTATTTCTCCTAGAGGCAAGGAATATAAGGAAGAAGCGATTCAAACAGCACTTGACTTTCGGTATTTAGCTGCCAAAGCTAGACGCAGAGGGAAATATGAAAAAGGACCAAAACCCTTTACAGAACATGATAGGCAGTCCTTTATTAATAATTTTGAGGAGATTTTGTCGAATATTGTAATAAAGTAGAAATATTAAATTTAATTGGGGATGTTTTCGTGGTTGGAATTATTCCTGAGGATAAAATCAATGAAATACGTCAATCAATAGATATAGTAGATATTATCGGGGAATATGTACATCTAAAAAAACAGGGCAGAAATTATTTTGGCCTATGTCCCTTCCATGGTGAAAATACTCCATCCTTTTCGGTTTCAACCGATAAGCAAATATACCATTGTTTTGGTTGTGGTGCAGGTGGGAATGTTATTTCATTTTTAATGGATATTGATGGATTGAATTTTCAAGAAGCTGTAATTAAGCTTGCAGGAAAGGGAAACGTACATTTAGAACTTGAAAAAGGGCTAAATGACCATATTTCCAAATCAAAAGATACTTCAGAAGAGAAACAAATGAAAGAAGCATATGAGCTTCTTCAAAAGTTTTATCATCATTTATTGGTGAATACTACTGAAGGTCAACATGCATTAGAATATCTTATTGGGCGTGGTTTTTCAAAAAGCAGTATCGAAAAATTTCAAATAGGTTATTCTCTTCCAAGTTGGGACTTTACCGTGAAATGGTTAAACAAGCGTGGGTTCCAATTACCTCTATTAGAAAAAGCTGGTCTCATAATTCAAAGAGAAAATGATGATACATATTTTGATCGTTTTCGAAATAGAATTATGTTTCCAATCCAAAATTCAAAAGGGGAAACCATTGCTTTTGCCGGTAGAGCAATTGCAAAAGAAGATCAACCTAAATATTTAAACAGTCCTGAAACGATCCTTTTTAATAAAAGTAATATTTTATACAACTATTACCGTGCAAAAGGATTCATTAAGAAACAGCAGCAGGCAATTTTATTTGAAGGTTTTGCTGATGTAATATCTGCTGATTCAGCCGAAATATTTAATGGAATAGCTACAATGGGTACATCTTTAACCGAACAGCATGTTCAGCTAATTAGAAGAATGACAGATGCTGTAACGATTTGTTATGACTCAGATTTTGCAGGGATTGAAGCAGCTTATAGAGCCGGAAAAATGCTTACTGAGCAAAACTGCAATATTCGAATAGCAAGGATGCCCGAAGGATTAGACCCCGATGACTACATAAAAAAATACGGAGCTGAAAAGTTTCGTAAGGATGTAATAGGGGCAAGTTTAACGTTTATGTCCTTCAAAATGGAATATTTCCGATTAGGAAAAAATCTTCAAAATGAAGGAGAAAAACTACAATATATAGAAAAGATTATAGAAGAAATTACAAATCTCGATAGAGCAGTAGAAAGAGATCATTACTTAAGACAGCTGGCTGATGAGTTTTCAATATCTTTAGATGCGTTAAAGCAACAGCAGAAACAAATGTTTTATGCGACTAAAAAGAATCGGCATCAGCAAAAAGAGGTAAAAACGAGTAGATTTTATTCTGAACAAAAAAATCGTTTATTACCAGCTAATCAGACCGCAGAAAGACGTTTACTTGCCCACATGCTGCAAGATGCTGATGTAGCATTTAAAATAAAGGATCTATTAAATGGAATTATTCTATATTATGATGAACATCAAGCAATACTGACCTATTTACTTGGTTTTTATGAAGATGGAAATGAACCTGATACAAGTAAATTTTTACTAATTCTCCCAGATGAACAATTGCGGGGGATTGTAACTGAACTAGAAATGATGCCTTTAAATAGTGAAGTTACTGATCGAGAAATTGAAGACTATGTATATCAAGTGTTGAAACATCAAAAGATGTTAAAAATAAAGGAAAAAGAAAACTTGCAAAAGAAAGCAGAACAAGAAAATGATTGGAAAAAGGCGTTAAGCCTTGCAGTTGAAATCTTACAACTCCGGAAATCCTTATAAATTCTGCAGTTGCATGAAATACTTGGAAGGAGGGGGACATATGGCTGAAAAATCAGCTCGTTCCAAAGAAATTGAATCCGAATTAACTCTTGATCAAGCTAAAGAACAATTAGTTGAGCGTGGTAAAAAAAGAGGTATTTTGACATATGAAATAATCTCAGGTAAATTAAGTCATTTTGAATTAGATTCTGAGCAAATGGATGAGTTTTATGAATATTTAGGTGACCAAGGTATTGAAATAACAGAGGAAAATGATGATGAAGATGAGGATGCTCCAAACATTCATGAACTAGAGAAAGATGATGAAGAGTTTGACCTAAATGATTTAAGTGTTCCTCCAGGTGTAAAAATAAATGACCCTGTCAGAATGTATTTAAAGGAAATTGGCCGAGTAGACCTACTATCTGCTGAAGAAGAGATCTCCCTTGCAAAACGTATTGAACAAGGCGACGAAGAAGCGAAAAGAAGACTTGCAGAAGCCAATTTGCGATTAGTAGTTAGTATAGCAAAAAGATATGTTGGGCGTGGCATGCTTTTCTTGGATTTAATTCAAGAAGGTAATATGGGATTAATCAAAGCAGTTGAAAAATTTGATTATGATAAAGGCTTTAAATTTAGTACGTATGCAACTTGGTGGATTCGTCAAGCGATTACACGTGCGATTGCTGACCAAGCTCGTACCATTCGTATTCCGGTTCATATGGTTGAAACCATAAATAAACTTATCCGTGTTCAAAGACAGCTATTACAAGACTTAGGTCGTGAGCCTTCGCCCGAAGAAATAGCGGAAGAAATGGATTTAACTCCAGAAAAGGTTCGAGAAATCTTAAAAATCGCTCAAGAACCAGTTTCATTAGAAACTCCGATAGGTGAAGAGGATGATTCACATCTTGGTGATTTTATCGAAGATCAGGATGCAACTTCACCATCTGAACATGCAGCGTATGAATTATTAAAGGAACAATTAGAAGATGTTTTAGACACGTTAACTGATCGTGAAGAAAATGTTCTTCGACTTCGTTTTGGACTTGATGATGGCCGTACAAGAACCCTTGAGGAAGTAGGCAAAGTATTTGGTGTTACGCGAGAAAGAATACGTCAAATTGAAGCCAAAGCATTACGCAAACTTCGTCATCCAAGTAGAAGTAAACGATTAAAAGATTTCTTAGAATAATACTAAATTTGAAATAGTTTGCTTCCTTGGAGGTAAACTATTTTTTTTGAAAAGAAAAAAGGATTTTTTATTCTCTTTATCGAAAGATTTTAACAGGATGTGTTGCATATTGGACTCTTCACGAAAAGAAGTAATAATTAAAGAAATCATGTATTGGAAAGACCATAAAATGCTCCCAGACCATTATTGCGATTATTTACTTGCGTTGTATAGTGAGGGTGAGCTGAATAATGAACTAAGTAACGTAAACAAAAGAAAGCACGGAAAAAAATTTGGTATTTTTCTTTTCATTCTTTGTTTACTTGTCATCATATCATTCTTTGTCATTTATTTTACTGAATTAGCTTTTATTTTGCAAACGATGATTTTGACATGTTTTGTCGTATTTTTACTTATTTTAGGTTTTTATTATTCTAAAAAAGAATTTTGGTATCCTATTTTTTATATTGGTGCTGCCTTTTTATTTTTACTTTTATCTGTCCATATTATTGATAAGGAATTTAATAATAATCCATTAGCCCTTTATACTACGCTTTTTTTTAATTGTTTTATTTGGTTATTAACGGGCTGGCGGTTGAGACTGCTCTATTTTGTTATCTCGGGTGTATTAGGTCTTTTATTATTAATTATTTATATCGTAATATAACAGAGTAATTTTTAAAAACTTTAAAAAGTTGAGAATATTCCTCTATTTACATTATAATGGTTAATGTAAGCGTCTTCAAGAATAAAGGGGGATATGTACAATGGATTTTAGTCTTACAGCAGAACAAGCAATGATTCAGCGAACAATAAAAGAGTTTGCTGTGGAGGAAGTAGAAAAAGGGGCATTGGAAAGAGATAATAATAAAGAGTTCCCTAGGGAAATATTTAATAAATTATCGAATTTAGGGATGATGGGTCTTCCATTTCCTGAAGAATATGGCGGTGCAGGAGCAGATACGATAAGTTTTGCCATTGTGGTGGAGGAATTAAGTAAAGCTTGCGGATCAACAGGTATTACATACTCCGCTCATATATCTTTAGGTGGAGCACCGATTAATATGTTTGGCACAACAGCACAGAAGGAGAAATACTTAGTTCCAATTTGTTCAGGCGAATCGCTTGGTGCCTTTGGATTGACTGAACCAAGTGCTGGATCGGATGCTGGGGGAACACAAACCTCAGCAGTAGAGGACGGAGAAAACTTTGTAATTAATGGAAATAAGTGTTTTATTACAAATGCAAGCTATGCCAAATACTTGGCGTTAACTGCTATTACAGGAATGGAAAATAATAAAAAAGAAATAAGCGCGATTATTGTTCCGACTGATTCTGAAGGTTTTTCAGTAATAAATAATTATGAAAAAATGGGGCTTCATGCTTCAAATACAACAGAATTAGTTTTGGAAGAAGTTAGAGTACCTAAAGAAAACCTATTGGGTGAACGAGGACAGGGTTTTAAGCAATTTTTGGCTACGTTAGATGGTGGAAGAATAGGGATTGGTGCAATGGCAGTTGGTATTGCTCAAGCGGCTTATGAAAAAGCATTGCAATACGCAAAAGAAAGAAGGCAATTTGGGCGTTCTTTATCACAATTTCAAGTGACACAATTTAAAATTGCTGATATGGCTATGAAAATTGAACTTGCTAGAAATATGGTTTATAAGGCTGCTTGGCTTAAAGATCAAGGTAAACCGTATTCCAAAGAAGCTGCAATGTGTAAATTATATGCTTCGGAAATATGTATGGAGATAACTAATCAAGCGGTACAAATACATGGTGGTAACGGGTACATGAAAGATTATCATGTAGAGCGATTTATGAGAGATGCAAAACTTCTCGAAATTGGAGAAGGAACATCTGAAGTACAAAGAATGGTAATTTCGCGAGAGATTGGTTGTTATTGACAAAATTATTTCTTACCGGTCAAAAAATATCGATGTAAATAATATTTTTGCACATACTAAATAATGAAAAAGTTCAAAACTTCATCTAAATTTGATGGAGTTTTTGTCTAATTTCCGAAAAAATACGGAATCTTTCTCCTTAGGGCTTTCCCTCCCAATGTTTTTCGAGTAAAATAAAGTTGTTTGTATAATGTATTTATTTATTAGGTTTCTTACATAAGGAGGTATATCATGAAACGTAATCCAATAATTCCTTATCTTTTGATTTGTGTATTGGGAATTGTACTTGTTTTCTTTTTATCTGTTAAAGGATTAGGCGATGCAAAAGAAATCGCAAAAGAAAAAGAAAATGGGGGAAAAGAAAAGGTAACAGAAAAATTTGAACCAGAGGCATTTGCTAAACAAACATGTATTGGTTGCCATGGTAACAACTTAGAAGGTGGAGCTGGTCCGAATTTACACGGTCTTGGAGCAAAGCTTGGTAAAGATAAGGTGAAAGATGTTTTAACTAACGGTACTTCCGGCGGAATGCCTGGTGGACTAGTTAAACCTGAAAATATTGATGCAATGGCAGATTGGCTTGTAAAGCTTAAATAATTTGCCAATTGGCCAAGTTTGTTTGTAAAAAGAGTTCTTTGCATTGTGCAAGGAGCTTTTTTTTGTATATTATAGAAAGTGAATTTGATACATTTAATAAATAATTAAAGTGGTGAAAAGATGAATATAGACAAGCTTTCCAAAAGACTGGAGACGGTAAGTAATTACATAATTAGTAATTCTACTTTTGCTGACATTGGATCTGATCATGCATATCTTCCTTGTTATGCAATTAAAAATGGCCTAGCAAAGTCAGCAATTGCGGGTGAAATTGTCGAAGGACCCTATCAATCCGCGCTTCAACAAGTAAAAGAAGCGAAACTAGAAAACAATATTTCCGTTCGCAAAGGTGACGGACTTGAAGTAATTGAAGCTAATGAGGTTGATTGTATTACTATTGCTGGGATGGGTGGCGGACTGATTACTTCCATTCTTCAGAAAGGTGCAGATCGTTTAGAAGGAGTAAAGAGATTAATTCTTCAACCAAATATTGGTGCACATCATATCCGTAATTGGTGCGTACAAAATAATTGGGAACTGATAGCTGAGGTCATAATTGAAGAGGACGAAAAAATATATGAAATATTAGTTGCTAGCAAAATCCAAACGAATGAATTTTATAAACTTACTGATGCAAGTTTATTATTAGGACCGTTTCTTATGAAGGAAAAAAATAACGTGTTTAAAAAGAAATGGACAGAGGAATTAAAGCAATGGAAGACGATTTTAGAAAAAATGAACAAAGCCGAGAATCCTGATAAAATTTCTGAAAGAAAAGAGCAGTTAGAGAAAAACATACTGCTAGTGGAAGAGGTATTGAAATGAAAACAGCAAATGGTTATGAAATCATTCAATTGTTCGAAAGCTTTTCTCCGAAAAAGTATGCCATGGAAGGGGATCCAATTGGATTGCAAATTGGCAAATTAAATAAACCGGTTAAAAATGTAATGATAGCCCTAGATATATTGGAAGAGGTAGTCGATGAAGCGATTAAAAATGATGTCGATTTAATTATCGCACATCACCCAATCATCTTTCGTCCTTTGAAAAACTTGTTAACTGAGCGGACACAAGGGAAAATAATTGAAAAATTGATCAAACACGATATTGCTGTTTATGCTGCCCATACAAATTTAGATGTTGCGATTGGGGGTGTAAATGATTTGCTTGCGGAAGCCCTTCAATTGGAAAATACGGAAGTATTAGATCCTACATACGAGGACAAATTAAAAAAATTAGTTGTTTATGTCCCAGTGGATTATGAAGAAGAGGTACGGAATGCAATAGGTAAAGCAGGTGCGGGTGCGATCGGGCAATATAGCCATTGTTCGTTCTCTTCAGAAGGGACAGGACGTTTTCTGCCGAGTGAACATTCAACACCTTTTATAGGGGCGAGAGGAAAGTTAGAGTCTGTAAAAGAAAACAAAATTGAAACGATCATCCCTGAATCGATTGAAAAAAAAGTGATTACGGCGATGATAAAAGCACATCCATATGAAGAAGTAGCATATGATATATACCCAATAGAAAATAAGGGACAAATTTTAGGGTTAGGAAGAATTGGTATGTTAAAGGAAGAAATGTCACTTGAACAATTTGCAGAACATGTGAAGAAAACGTTAGAAGTGAGTACTGTAAGGGTTGTTGGTGATTTAAACGATCAAATTAATAAAGTAGCTGTATTAGGCGGCGATGGCAATAAATACTTTTCGAAGGCAAAGTTTAAAGGTGCGGATGTCTTTGTTACAGGTGACTTTTATTATCATAATGCACATGATGCGATGCAAATCGGACTCAATATTGTCGACCCCGGGCATAATGTTGAAAAGGTAATGAAAAAAGGGGTTGCTGAGAGATTAAGCAAAATGTGTGAGGATAAAGGTTATAGTGTTCAATTTATTCCGTCAACGATTCATACAGATCCATTTACATTTATATAAAAAAATAAAAATCCCAATAGGGATTTTTATTTTTGGGTTAATTTTTTTACCTTTGGCAGTATTTTATTTAAAGGTACCTTTTTTTCATGATGCCAAGTTTCTTCATCAGCTGGATCGAATTGATCGATAAAGGCGATTACTTCACGGACAATTGGTGTAGGAGTAGATGCACCGGCAGTGACAGCAACCTTTTTTGCATCTTTAATCCAATCAATTTGTATTTCAGATATATCGGCAATACGATATGCCTTCGTATGGGCAATTTGTTCGGAAACTTGTGCCAAACGGTTTGAATTATTGCTTTTTGGATCACCAACAACAATGAGAACATCCGCTTCTCCAGCTTGTTCGGCAACTGCTTCTTGTCTAACTTGAGTAGCCAGACAAATCTCTTTATGCTGCTCAACATGTGGGTATTTCTCTTGAACTTTCTCCATAATATCGAGAACATCCCATTGGCTCATTGTTGTTTGATTTGTAACAATCAATTTTTCGTTTTGAATATCTAACTGCGCTACATCCTCAAGAGTCTCAACTAAATGAACTATTTCAGGTGCAACTCCAACTGCTCCCTCTGGTTCCGGGTGTCCTTTTTTGCCAATATAGATCACATCATAGCCTTCAGCTTTTTTTTGACGGATAAGGTCATGTGTTTTCGTTACGTCTGGACATGTTGCATCAATGGTAACGAGTCCTTTTTTCTTGGCTATTTCTCTTACTTCCGGTGAAACACCGTGTGCAGTGAATATAACAGTACCTTTTTCTACTTTTTCAAGAATTTCTTTGCGATTTTTCCCATCTAACGTAATAATTCCTTCTTCTGCAAATGCATCTGTTACATGTTTATTATGAACTATCATACCCAATATATAGATTGGGCGTGGTAAAGTCTTATCTAAAGCAGCATTTCGTGCAATGACCATTGCATCGACAACACCATAGCAATATCCACGGGGTGAAATTTTCATTACCTCCATGTTTCATCCTCCTGACTAAAGGTATGTCATGTTTAACTAATACTATTTATCTAGTACATCCTTTACATTATATTAAAATTCCTTTGATATTACAAAAGAAAGTTAGAAAACAGCTGGAAATGAGAAAACCGCTACGAAAAAACTTCATTAGCGGCTGTAAAATAGATTAAATATATAATTTAGGTACTGATTCACCTGATGTATTTTTTTTAGGTATAGAAGTAGTCTTCGATTTAATTTTAATTGTTTGTGAATTAGTTTTTTTCTTCTTCCCTGTTTTACTTGATTTTGATTTTGACTCTTTTGCTACGAGGGTACTAGATTCTTCGTTAGATTCATTTTTATTTGTACTTTCATTTGTACTTTCATTTATTTCATCTTCAACATCATCAGCATCATCTTCTGTATCTGTACTATTTAGACCTTTGTACATTTTCCACATTGCAGGTAAATTTCTAACTAATGGTCCATATTGTTGTACCATAGGACCGATTTGCTGAGCCGTTCTGAGCACGTTTTGGGTATTATTTAAAAAAGTACCGATCTTACCCGGATTAGCAATACTCCCTATATTACTAAGAAGGCCTCCTCCACTGCCAGCACGTTGAAAACCCGCGGCTGCATTGGCTATATTGCCTGCTTGGGACGTTGCTCCGCGTTGAAACAAGCGTGAAAGTAATCCACCACCACTTGCAGGATTGGGACTACCACCGGGAAATCCCCCCATACCAAATGGAGATGAACGACCTATTGACTGCATGGGACCTTGAAACATACCGCCCAAATTCATTGGGGGTCGCGGCATGTTGCCTCCAAAAAATCCTGGTATTGGAGCATTATTCATCTGAGGAAATATACTTGGCGGCGGCAAAAG encodes:
- a CDS encoding helix-turn-helix transcriptional regulator, which codes for MELNKRQETILQIVKDNGPITGEHIAEKLNLTRATLRPDLAILTMAGYLDARPRVGYFYTGKSSAQLLTENLKKIIVKDYQSMPVVVNENISVYDAIVTVFLEDVGTLFVVDEKLLLVGVLSRKDLLRASIGKQELSSLPVNIIMTRMPNITMCKKDDLLIDVAKKLIEKQIDSIPVVKETTTNGYEVIGRITKTNITKAFVALADEDL
- a CDS encoding YqzL family protein, which produces MIEFTWKVFAETGSIDTYLLFKELEKDRQDEPLKTDHEFSELDFPIS
- the recO gene encoding DNA repair protein RecO, producing MLQKCEGIVIRSTDYGETNKIVTLYTREFGKIGVIARGAKKPNSRLSAVSQIFTYGYFLIQTSTGLGVMQQGEMISSMRSIREDIFRTGYAAYIVDLLDKGADDKNPNPFLFELLLQTLNYINEDYDNEIITNIFEMKMLNVLGLYPVMDQCTICGNQDGRFAFSIRENGLICHRCFARDPYRITISQSALKLLRLFYYFDLSRLGQISVKEETKKELRTIISMYYDEYSGLHLKSKKFLEQIDKFKDMF
- the rpoD gene encoding RNA polymerase sigma factor RpoD, with translation MAEKSARSKEIESELTLDQAKEQLVERGKKRGILTYEIISGKLSHFELDSEQMDEFYEYLGDQGIEITEENDDEDEDAPNIHELEKDDEEFDLNDLSVPPGVKINDPVRMYLKEIGRVDLLSAEEEISLAKRIEQGDEEAKRRLAEANLRLVVSIAKRYVGRGMLFLDLIQEGNMGLIKAVEKFDYDKGFKFSTYATWWIRQAITRAIADQARTIRIPVHMVETINKLIRVQRQLLQDLGREPSPEEIAEEMDLTPEKVREILKIAQEPVSLETPIGEEDDSHLGDFIEDQDATSPSEHAAYELLKEQLEDVLDTLTDREENVLRLRFGLDDGRTRTLEEVGKVFGVTRERIRQIEAKALRKLRHPSRSKRLKDFLE
- a CDS encoding acyl-CoA dehydrogenase family protein, with protein sequence MDFSLTAEQAMIQRTIKEFAVEEVEKGALERDNNKEFPREIFNKLSNLGMMGLPFPEEYGGAGADTISFAIVVEELSKACGSTGITYSAHISLGGAPINMFGTTAQKEKYLVPICSGESLGAFGLTEPSAGSDAGGTQTSAVEDGENFVINGNKCFITNASYAKYLALTAITGMENNKKEISAIIVPTDSEGFSVINNYEKMGLHASNTTELVLEEVRVPKENLLGERGQGFKQFLATLDGGRIGIGAMAVGIAQAAYEKALQYAKERRQFGRSLSQFQVTQFKIADMAMKIELARNMVYKAAWLKDQGKPYSKEAAMCKLYASEICMEITNQAVQIHGGNGYMKDYHVERFMRDAKLLEIGEGTSEVQRMVISREIGCY
- a CDS encoding YaiI/YqxD family protein, whose translation is MKYSLPYIFIASYAHKSSKHDERWIYVDPDKESADLFIMNHVQKNDIVVTQDIGLASLVLPKHVFAISPRGKEYKEEAIQTALDFRYLAAKARRRGKYEKGPKPFTEHDRQSFINNFEEILSNIVIK
- a CDS encoding pyruvate, water dikinase regulatory protein, whose protein sequence is MTRPIIYVVSDSVGETAELVTKAAISQFNGKDAEIKRFPYVEDYQHIDEVVSLAKLNHGVIIHTLVKPQMRAYLKKQAIGQKVNEVDIIGPLMDKFQELYHKEPLCEPGLVRKLDDDYFKKVEAIEFAVKYDDGRDPRGILRADIVLVGVSRTSKTPLSQYLAHKRFKVANVPLVPEVDPPEELFQVSPEKCFGLKISPEKLNFIRKERLLALGLNDEASYANINRIKTEIDYFDSIVSKMGCKVIDVTNKAVEETANIIINMKRL
- the cccA gene encoding cytochrome c550, with the translated sequence MKRNPIIPYLLICVLGIVLVFFLSVKGLGDAKEIAKEKENGGKEKVTEKFEPEAFAKQTCIGCHGNNLEGGAGPNLHGLGAKLGKDKVKDVLTNGTSGGMPGGLVKPENIDAMADWLVKLK
- the dnaG gene encoding DNA primase, which produces MVGIIPEDKINEIRQSIDIVDIIGEYVHLKKQGRNYFGLCPFHGENTPSFSVSTDKQIYHCFGCGAGGNVISFLMDIDGLNFQEAVIKLAGKGNVHLELEKGLNDHISKSKDTSEEKQMKEAYELLQKFYHHLLVNTTEGQHALEYLIGRGFSKSSIEKFQIGYSLPSWDFTVKWLNKRGFQLPLLEKAGLIIQRENDDTYFDRFRNRIMFPIQNSKGETIAFAGRAIAKEDQPKYLNSPETILFNKSNILYNYYRAKGFIKKQQQAILFEGFADVISADSAEIFNGIATMGTSLTEQHVQLIRRMTDAVTICYDSDFAGIEAAYRAGKMLTEQNCNIRIARMPEGLDPDDYIKKYGAEKFRKDVIGASLTFMSFKMEYFRLGKNLQNEGEKLQYIEKIIEEITNLDRAVERDHYLRQLADEFSISLDALKQQQKQMFYATKKNRHQQKEVKTSRFYSEQKNRLLPANQTAERRLLAHMLQDADVAFKIKDLLNGIILYYDEHQAILTYLLGFYEDGNEPDTSKFLLILPDEQLRGIVTELEMMPLNSEVTDREIEDYVYQVLKHQKMLKIKEKENLQKKAEQENDWKKALSLAVEILQLRKSL